The following proteins are co-located in the Microbacterium immunditiarum genome:
- a CDS encoding branched-chain amino acid ABC transporter permease has protein sequence MRRLLTKRNLFFVVCAVALVFAVTIPFTNLPFVVQNYTRVLIVALPAIGLSMLTGFGGVTSIGHSALFGIGAYTAAILVKDAGWEWYAAFPVAVVFATVGGLAISVPALRIKGLYLAIITMAIAAMFPSLILKLKDLTGGNLGKVLPRMPAPEWTGLASDQFGFFVALIVVIAAMVMAHNVAQGRSGLALVAMRDNETAAVAMGVDIARAKIGVFALSAAFTGAAGALFSVTQGVISSDTVYVTVGGSIEFLAALVVGGSTSILGPIIGAAIAERLPVMLSEADPVLAQVIYGAVLIIVVLVMRDGIAGAIGRLVDRILPSTPRTRTAQQTSTTEQPHSRGSSAQLARKEMA, from the coding sequence ATGAGACGCCTCCTGACGAAGCGCAACCTCTTCTTCGTGGTGTGTGCGGTGGCCCTGGTGTTCGCCGTCACGATTCCCTTCACGAACCTTCCGTTCGTGGTGCAGAACTACACGCGCGTCCTCATCGTCGCCCTGCCAGCGATCGGCCTGAGCATGCTCACCGGCTTCGGCGGCGTGACCTCGATCGGCCACAGCGCACTGTTCGGCATCGGCGCCTACACCGCAGCCATCCTGGTCAAGGATGCCGGGTGGGAGTGGTATGCGGCCTTCCCGGTCGCTGTGGTCTTCGCCACTGTTGGAGGCCTTGCCATCAGCGTGCCTGCGCTGCGAATCAAGGGCTTGTATCTGGCGATCATCACCATGGCGATCGCTGCGATGTTCCCGAGCTTGATCCTCAAGTTGAAGGACCTCACGGGCGGCAACCTCGGCAAGGTCCTTCCGCGAATGCCGGCACCGGAATGGACCGGCCTGGCAAGCGACCAGTTCGGGTTCTTCGTCGCCCTCATCGTCGTGATCGCTGCAATGGTCATGGCCCACAACGTCGCGCAGGGTCGCTCGGGTCTTGCCCTGGTCGCCATGCGTGACAACGAGACCGCTGCCGTCGCCATGGGCGTCGACATCGCTCGCGCCAAGATCGGCGTATTCGCACTGAGCGCCGCGTTCACGGGCGCGGCGGGTGCGCTGTTCTCGGTCACCCAGGGCGTCATCTCCTCCGACACGGTGTACGTCACCGTCGGAGGGTCCATCGAGTTCCTCGCGGCGCTCGTGGTCGGCGGATCGACGTCCATCCTCGGTCCGATCATCGGTGCCGCAATCGCCGAGCGCCTTCCGGTGATGCTCTCTGAAGCGGATCCCGTGCTCGCGCAAGTGATCTATGGCGCGGTGCTGATCATCGTGGTGCTCGTCATGCGCGATGGCATCGCCGGCGCCATCGGTCGCCTCGTCGACCGCATCCTTCCTTCCACTCCCCGCACCCGCACTGCACAACAAACAAGCACAACCGAGCAGCCGCACAGCCGCGGCTCCTCGGCTCAGCTCGCCCGAAAGGAAATGGCATGA
- a CDS encoding alpha/beta fold hydrolase, whose translation MSSRLDEPVPTYYDLPGGSWIDVDGIRTWYAAAGTGAPVVFVYGGNFGGASAASGANSWAPAFHALKGTHRVIAYDKPGQGYSDAPLRLEDYTMAKVVDHLMHFLEVLDLGPVHLVGHSRGGYIATRTTLERQDLVRSLTIVNSGTLSPGVATNEVTLSNPPIGVSPAGARWLYQNYCYQRDWVTDEFIAQSWSIVESEQYQKGVRECREHDLLGGLFLPELAKDKRVTLQWLAEGRLQRPTQIVWGRDDRTAHLSRGLALFDTVRRSEKRTYLSVVDKCGHYPYREHPEWFAQIVTRFLEEVESRDFAVC comes from the coding sequence ATGAGCAGCCGGCTCGACGAACCCGTTCCGACTTACTACGACCTCCCCGGCGGCTCGTGGATCGATGTCGACGGCATCCGTACGTGGTACGCCGCTGCGGGCACCGGCGCCCCCGTCGTATTCGTATACGGTGGCAATTTCGGCGGAGCATCCGCCGCCAGTGGGGCGAACTCCTGGGCCCCCGCATTCCACGCGCTGAAAGGCACTCACCGCGTGATCGCCTACGACAAGCCAGGGCAAGGCTACTCTGATGCGCCGCTGCGGCTCGAGGACTACACGATGGCCAAGGTCGTCGATCACCTCATGCACTTCCTGGAGGTGCTCGACCTCGGGCCTGTGCACCTCGTCGGCCACTCGCGGGGCGGATACATCGCCACCCGCACCACTCTCGAGCGGCAGGACCTCGTTCGCAGCCTGACGATCGTCAACAGCGGCACGCTGTCTCCGGGAGTCGCCACCAACGAGGTGACGCTCTCGAATCCGCCGATCGGCGTTTCGCCGGCGGGCGCGCGCTGGCTCTATCAGAACTACTGCTATCAGCGCGACTGGGTCACGGACGAGTTCATCGCGCAGTCCTGGTCGATCGTTGAGTCGGAGCAGTACCAGAAGGGTGTACGCGAATGCCGCGAGCACGACCTTCTGGGCGGGCTCTTCCTGCCTGAACTGGCGAAGGACAAGCGAGTGACACTCCAGTGGCTCGCCGAGGGTCGCCTCCAGCGCCCGACTCAGATCGTGTGGGGACGCGATGACCGCACGGCGCACCTCAGCCGCGGGCTCGCGCTATTCGACACCGTGCGGCGCTCTGAGAAGCGCACCTACCTGTCGGTCGTTGACAAGTGCGGCCACTACCCGTACCGCGAGCACCCGGAGTGGTTCGCACAGATCGTGACCCGATTCCTGGAGGAGGTCGAATCCCGTGACTTCGCCGTTTGCTGA
- a CDS encoding branched-chain amino acid ABC transporter permease — protein sequence MDLFVQRVIDGLGDGSIYAALALALVLVFRSSGTVNFAQGELAMLSTYGVWLLVSIGFNIWLALALAVIVSFLAGAGLERGLIRIVPRGDHLVMVIVMIGLYTLLNSIGLWLFKSDPRELPSLFPVGNITLSGVVIPFDTLGAVATLAVISVGLWALFNHTKLGLGLRAVAENTESGKLAGLPTSRLLAVGWGLAASLGAIAGALVTSLGLFLQPAMMLPVLVYAMASATLGGFDSPIGAIVAGLALGVAGSLITGYVPFIGTDLSLAVPVIVMLVVMLAKPAGLFGSVKVVRA from the coding sequence ATGGACCTCTTCGTGCAGCGCGTCATCGACGGACTCGGCGACGGCAGCATCTACGCCGCGCTCGCGCTCGCACTCGTGCTGGTGTTCCGCAGTTCCGGCACGGTCAACTTCGCGCAGGGTGAACTCGCGATGCTGTCGACCTACGGAGTCTGGCTCCTCGTCAGCATCGGGTTCAACATCTGGCTCGCATTGGCGCTCGCCGTGATTGTGTCCTTCCTTGCGGGCGCTGGTCTGGAGCGCGGGCTCATCCGCATCGTTCCCCGCGGAGACCATCTCGTCATGGTGATCGTGATGATCGGCCTCTACACCCTGTTGAACTCGATCGGTCTGTGGCTGTTCAAGTCGGATCCGCGGGAACTGCCTTCGTTGTTCCCCGTCGGCAACATCACCCTCAGCGGTGTTGTGATCCCTTTCGACACGCTCGGGGCAGTCGCAACACTCGCCGTCATCAGCGTGGGACTATGGGCGCTTTTCAACCACACCAAGCTCGGACTCGGACTGCGGGCGGTGGCTGAGAACACCGAGTCAGGAAAACTCGCGGGACTTCCTACGTCCCGTCTGCTGGCGGTCGGGTGGGGTCTGGCCGCATCCCTCGGCGCGATTGCGGGGGCGCTGGTGACGAGCCTCGGGCTGTTCCTGCAGCCGGCGATGATGCTCCCCGTGCTCGTGTACGCGATGGCTTCTGCCACTCTCGGCGGCTTCGACTCCCCCATCGGCGCGATCGTGGCGGGCCTGGCGCTCGGAGTGGCGGGAAGCCTAATCACCGGGTACGTGCCCTTCATCGGCACTGACCTGTCACTTGCGGTTCCGGTCATCGTGATGTTGGTGGTCATGCTCGCGAAGCCCGCGGGTCTCTTCGGCAGCGTCAAGGTGGTGCGCGCATGA
- a CDS encoding ABC transporter substrate-binding protein, producing the protein MTLPSRAHKALLTTAAVLALGLVLSGCTGRGSSASAEPDGPTPTAAPGAVDVADCENYQPSQGISDDEIKLGATYPDSGPLANIGAVARGMKAYFEHLNATEGGIDGRTITFIGKDDQYDPTKAVSNTNELLQEEQVFAMVGIQSSAGTTSVWDQLNAECVPILLSTVGGEPMSSRLAHLNTTDGLVPYASDAYGLATHAIDTWQSQKVGILALAGALQDAFTAGVTAGLEGTDAELTLVEAYQVGDPTVTAQITNLKAAGVDTVILAGAGATCPQAINGIRDADWQPHILVSFTCSVVTHLADPVAADGVVSGTNKVPLDESSPEYEEFVTAAAEYAPGEEPSIDMATGWLQAQLIAEILRSAPALTRVDVINQALNLKDVTVPMAAPGITFNTSATDPIPFESVRMQQFNGGSRQWEHVDADVIDLDGVLASLEG; encoded by the coding sequence ATGACCCTCCCCTCCCGCGCCCACAAAGCGCTGCTCACCACCGCGGCTGTGCTCGCGCTCGGCCTCGTCCTCTCCGGTTGCACCGGCCGCGGATCGTCCGCCAGTGCCGAACCGGACGGTCCCACTCCCACAGCCGCTCCAGGTGCCGTCGACGTCGCCGATTGCGAGAACTACCAGCCATCGCAGGGAATCTCCGATGACGAGATAAAACTCGGCGCGACCTACCCCGACAGCGGGCCGCTCGCCAACATCGGCGCCGTCGCCCGCGGCATGAAGGCCTACTTCGAGCACCTCAACGCGACCGAGGGAGGCATCGACGGGCGCACGATCACGTTCATCGGCAAGGACGACCAGTACGACCCGACCAAGGCCGTCTCGAACACCAACGAACTCCTGCAGGAGGAGCAGGTCTTCGCGATGGTGGGCATCCAGAGTTCCGCCGGCACCACATCCGTGTGGGATCAGCTCAACGCCGAATGCGTTCCGATCCTCCTGTCCACGGTCGGCGGCGAGCCGATGTCGTCTCGCCTCGCGCACCTGAACACGACCGACGGCCTCGTGCCCTACGCATCCGACGCCTACGGCCTCGCGACTCACGCGATCGACACCTGGCAGTCGCAGAAGGTTGGCATTCTCGCGCTGGCCGGCGCCCTGCAGGACGCGTTCACCGCCGGCGTGACGGCTGGCCTCGAGGGCACCGATGCCGAGCTCACGCTCGTCGAGGCCTACCAGGTTGGCGACCCGACCGTGACCGCACAGATCACCAACCTCAAGGCTGCAGGCGTGGACACCGTGATCCTCGCCGGCGCCGGAGCGACCTGCCCCCAGGCCATCAACGGCATCCGGGATGCGGACTGGCAGCCGCACATCCTCGTCAGCTTCACCTGCTCGGTCGTTACCCATCTCGCCGACCCCGTCGCCGCAGACGGGGTGGTCAGCGGCACCAACAAGGTGCCGCTGGACGAGTCCTCACCCGAGTACGAGGAGTTCGTCACTGCCGCGGCCGAGTATGCACCCGGTGAGGAACCGAGCATCGACATGGCCACCGGCTGGCTGCAGGCCCAGCTGATCGCCGAGATCCTCCGCTCCGCCCCCGCACTTACCCGCGTCGACGTCATCAACCAGGCACTCAACCTGAAGGACGTCACCGTTCCGATGGCGGCGCCCGGCATCACGTTCAACACGTCGGCGACCGACCCCATCCCGTTCGAGAGCGTGCGGATGCAGCAGTTCAACGGTGGCTCCCGACAGTGGGAGCACGTCGATGCCGACGTCATCGACCTCGACGGTGTGCTCGCCTCGCTTGAAGGCTGA
- a CDS encoding ABC transporter ATP-binding protein has protein sequence MSQSLLEVSGLRAGYGNVQVLRDVSFTIGRNEVVVLLGSNGAGKTTAMRAIAGLLPFTGEARLDGVSLRGRSAEQRTRLGIALVPQGRGTFVNMTVDENLRIGAYSRRDRRAADEQRERWLEVFPRLADRLPQLAGSLSGGEQQMLAVVRALMSNPRLLLLDEPSLGLSPIMTQELFAQLGELAKTGKLSMLIVEQTAELALGIADRAHVLTSGYLSASRPAAELLTGDALRQAYLGG, from the coding sequence ATGAGCCAGTCCCTGCTCGAAGTCAGCGGTCTGCGTGCGGGATACGGCAACGTTCAGGTGTTGCGCGACGTGTCGTTCACAATCGGCCGCAATGAAGTCGTCGTTCTGCTCGGCTCCAACGGTGCCGGCAAGACGACCGCGATGCGTGCAATCGCCGGACTCCTTCCGTTCACAGGCGAGGCCCGTCTTGATGGAGTGTCCCTGCGGGGACGATCAGCCGAACAGCGTACGCGCCTGGGAATCGCACTTGTACCGCAGGGCCGGGGAACCTTCGTCAACATGACGGTCGACGAGAACCTTCGCATCGGCGCGTACTCACGTCGAGACCGCCGTGCCGCCGACGAACAGCGTGAGCGTTGGCTGGAGGTCTTCCCCCGTCTCGCTGATCGTCTCCCGCAGCTGGCCGGCAGCCTGTCTGGCGGCGAGCAGCAGATGCTCGCGGTGGTGCGGGCCCTGATGTCGAATCCACGCCTCCTCCTGCTGGACGAGCCCTCGCTTGGACTATCGCCGATCATGACGCAAGAACTGTTCGCGCAGCTCGGCGAACTGGCGAAGACCGGAAAGCTATCCATGCTCATCGTCGAACAGACGGCCGAGCTGGCGTTGGGCATCGCGGACCGCGCACATGTACTCACCTCTGGCTATCTCTCCGCGAGCCGCCCCGCGGCAGAGCTTCTCACCGGCGACGCGCTGCGCCAGGCCTACCTAGGAGGCTGA
- a CDS encoding alpha/beta fold hydrolase, translating to MTSPFAESTVVVDGLAVRLLQAGEGEPVILLHGGSPGRALWCSSSDLWGPFAESLAASHRVIMIDLPGAGGTRARGLDDLTFAGAAHAVLGVAHELGLEAAHLVGHDDGGLLAIVLARTGEYPFRARSVSLLNATEAAPTGDMPSDVVLLNPPSGAGSPQLWALERMSFSTRHLDGLAPVLEDLTSSAAHTSAVEIVAQPGAAGRLRSDLLFTKGQMFAWARDHGYDVPIQLIWGADDPLSEGIFAVETMNFLATTSAELSLSFVHRAGHLAFREKPDEVAGHVTRFIQRFADRFAAVPA from the coding sequence GTGACTTCGCCGTTTGCTGAGTCCACCGTCGTCGTCGACGGTCTCGCCGTTCGTCTCCTGCAGGCAGGGGAGGGTGAACCCGTCATTCTGCTGCACGGTGGATCGCCCGGCCGTGCCCTGTGGTGCTCGTCATCGGATCTTTGGGGGCCGTTCGCCGAGAGCCTCGCCGCGTCCCACCGGGTGATCATGATCGACCTGCCCGGGGCCGGTGGCACGCGCGCCCGCGGGCTCGATGACCTCACGTTCGCGGGCGCCGCCCACGCCGTGCTCGGCGTCGCGCATGAACTTGGTCTCGAGGCGGCGCACCTGGTCGGTCACGACGACGGGGGGCTGCTCGCGATAGTACTCGCGCGCACGGGCGAATATCCGTTCCGGGCGCGGTCGGTTTCGCTGCTCAACGCCACGGAGGCCGCACCCACCGGCGACATGCCCTCCGACGTCGTGCTGCTCAACCCACCGTCCGGCGCCGGCAGCCCGCAACTTTGGGCACTGGAACGCATGTCGTTCAGCACCCGCCACCTCGACGGACTCGCGCCCGTGCTCGAAGATCTGACATCGTCAGCCGCGCACACGTCGGCGGTCGAGATCGTCGCGCAGCCCGGAGCGGCCGGTCGTCTGCGCAGCGACCTGCTCTTCACCAAAGGGCAGATGTTCGCCTGGGCGCGCGACCACGGCTACGACGTGCCCATCCAGTTGATCTGGGGAGCCGACGACCCCCTGTCTGAAGGGATCTTCGCGGTCGAGACCATGAACTTCCTCGCCACCACCTCGGCAGAGCTGTCCCTGTCGTTCGTGCACAGGGCGGGTCACCTCGCATTCCGCGAGAAGCCGGACGAAGTCGCGGGTCACGTCACGCGCTTCATCCAGCGGTTCGCCGACCGATTCGCCGCGGTGCCGGCATGA
- the gabT gene encoding 4-aminobutyrate--2-oxoglutarate transaminase: protein MTEPEQRRILKTAIPGPLSTELQARRESNIAAGFGVTLPVFIAEASEGILVDVDGNHLIDLASGIAVTSVGASHPRVTAAIREQADRFTHTCFMVTEYESALEVAERLNRLTPGEFEKRTGLFSTGAEAVENAVKIARTWTGRDAIVVLGHAYHGRTLLTMTMTGKNVPYKEGFGPFAPEVYRVPSPYPYRWAGAATTETGIAEEAFEQLVDQITTQVGTANVAAIIVEPVQGEGGFIVLPEGYMTKVAQFAKENGIVFIADEIQAGLARTGDLFAVDHEGVVPDIVLTAKALAAGMPLSAVTGRAEIMDSVRAGGLGGTYAGNPVACAAAIAALDVIVDEDLPGRARHIEEVVMPRLKELQAECAAIGDVRGRGAMLAMEFVVPGTRTPDPDAAKKVAAHANARGVLTLTAGTYSNVIRLLPPLVISDDLLEDALDVLAEATRTLA from the coding sequence GTGACTGAGCCCGAGCAGCGCCGCATCCTCAAGACGGCGATCCCAGGCCCGCTGTCCACCGAACTTCAGGCCCGCCGTGAGTCGAACATCGCAGCCGGCTTCGGTGTCACCCTACCTGTCTTCATCGCGGAGGCGAGCGAGGGGATCCTTGTCGACGTCGACGGCAACCACCTCATCGACCTGGCATCGGGAATCGCGGTCACGAGCGTGGGAGCATCGCATCCGCGTGTCACCGCTGCGATACGCGAGCAGGCCGATCGCTTCACGCACACATGCTTCATGGTCACCGAGTACGAATCCGCACTAGAGGTCGCCGAAAGGCTCAACCGTCTCACCCCCGGCGAATTCGAGAAGCGCACCGGGCTTTTCAGCACTGGTGCGGAAGCGGTCGAGAACGCGGTTAAGATCGCGCGCACCTGGACCGGTCGCGATGCCATCGTGGTCCTCGGCCACGCCTATCACGGCCGAACCCTGTTGACGATGACAATGACGGGAAAGAACGTCCCCTACAAGGAAGGGTTCGGCCCGTTCGCGCCCGAGGTCTACCGGGTACCGTCGCCGTACCCGTACCGCTGGGCCGGCGCCGCCACCACGGAGACCGGCATCGCGGAGGAGGCGTTCGAGCAGCTCGTCGACCAGATCACGACACAGGTCGGAACCGCCAACGTCGCGGCGATCATCGTCGAGCCCGTTCAAGGCGAAGGCGGATTCATCGTGTTGCCCGAGGGGTACATGACGAAGGTCGCGCAGTTCGCGAAAGAGAATGGAATCGTCTTCATCGCCGACGAGATCCAAGCCGGGCTTGCGCGCACGGGGGATCTGTTCGCTGTCGACCACGAGGGCGTGGTCCCCGACATCGTTCTCACTGCCAAGGCACTCGCGGCGGGCATGCCACTCTCGGCGGTCACCGGCCGCGCAGAGATCATGGACTCGGTGCGCGCTGGTGGCCTCGGAGGCACCTACGCGGGAAACCCCGTCGCGTGTGCCGCTGCCATCGCAGCCCTCGACGTGATCGTGGACGAAGATCTCCCCGGCCGTGCCCGCCACATCGAGGAGGTCGTGATGCCGCGGCTGAAGGAACTGCAGGCCGAGTGCGCCGCCATCGGAGACGTGCGCGGGCGTGGCGCGATGCTGGCCATGGAGTTCGTCGTTCCCGGCACGCGCACACCGGACCCTGACGCCGCGAAGAAGGTCGCAGCGCATGCCAACGCGCGCGGCGTGCTCACGCTCACGGCCGGCACGTACAGCAATGTGATCCGCCTGCTGCCGCCGCTCGTGATCAGCGACGATCTTCTGGAGGACGCCCTTGACGTTCTCGCCGAAGCGACCAGGACCCTCGCATGA
- a CDS encoding polysaccharide deacetylase family protein yields the protein MTNWKSAREAARRTVAWPSDATIAMSIGVALEAFDNQSHVALQAQKGTRDAFSLSYGEYGVRTGVWRLLDLFDEYGVHASFSISGKIAADWPQVVAAIADAGHDVVGHGWVNDRFMNEAGEEGERRTVADTLDAIQAASGVRPTGWASPANSSTDKTPDIMLDAGITWLGDDASDDVPFLQDVGDRVIAVLPKANMAANDFVHWIMPNNGTEVFFQGFRDQFDTCYAEGLAGFPSWTDIVLHCHMAGRPSFIPTLRRTLEHAKAHENVWWCTKQSMADWVLSNPEGFQR from the coding sequence ATGACCAATTGGAAGAGCGCTCGCGAGGCGGCCAGACGCACCGTCGCCTGGCCAAGCGACGCGACGATCGCGATGTCGATCGGCGTCGCGCTCGAAGCCTTCGACAACCAATCGCACGTCGCCCTACAGGCACAGAAGGGCACGAGAGACGCGTTCTCGCTGTCATACGGCGAGTACGGTGTGCGAACCGGGGTCTGGCGGCTGCTCGACTTGTTCGACGAGTACGGAGTTCACGCTTCCTTCTCGATCTCGGGGAAGATTGCGGCGGACTGGCCGCAGGTCGTCGCCGCGATCGCCGACGCTGGCCACGACGTCGTGGGTCATGGCTGGGTCAACGACCGCTTCATGAACGAGGCCGGCGAAGAGGGAGAGCGCCGTACCGTCGCGGACACGCTCGACGCCATCCAGGCCGCATCCGGAGTCCGCCCGACCGGGTGGGCCAGCCCCGCGAACTCCAGCACCGACAAGACTCCCGACATCATGCTTGACGCGGGAATAACGTGGCTAGGCGATGACGCCAGCGACGATGTGCCCTTCCTCCAGGACGTCGGCGACCGAGTGATCGCCGTCCTGCCGAAGGCGAACATGGCGGCCAACGACTTCGTCCACTGGATCATGCCCAACAACGGCACCGAGGTGTTCTTCCAGGGCTTCCGCGACCAGTTCGACACCTGCTACGCCGAGGGTCTCGCAGGCTTCCCGTCGTGGACCGACATCGTGCTCCACTGCCACATGGCCGGCCGCCCCAGCTTCATCCCGACGTTGCGACGGACGCTCGAACACGCGAAAGCGCACGAGAACGTGTGGTGGTGCACCAAGCAGTCGATGGCCGACTGGGTGCTCAGCAACCCCGAGGGATTCCAGCGATGA
- a CDS encoding IclR family transcriptional regulator domain-containing protein yields MPDVTPKQPRQPILDSADNVLRILLILRRDGVVRVSDVATELGVALSTAHRLLSTLRHRGFVVQGDKREYVPGPALGSVSRAGGRARIITAAHESLERLSASLGETVNLMMLMTTNPAAITGAGVQVVDCVESTAELHVVSRLGLVVPARGSAGGRAILAEMALKDVDRLHSALGSQSPEMIRLGAELDATRARGFALSVAENDPDLVSFAMSVRGRGGEVVGAVSVMMPIDRYRPALLGGSVAELRAATAAITEVLE; encoded by the coding sequence GTGCCCGACGTCACGCCGAAGCAACCACGCCAGCCGATTCTCGACTCGGCGGACAATGTCCTGCGAATCCTCCTCATCCTGCGCAGGGACGGAGTAGTCCGAGTCTCGGACGTAGCCACGGAACTCGGCGTCGCCCTTTCGACCGCGCACCGGCTGCTGTCGACTCTCCGTCACCGCGGGTTCGTTGTGCAGGGAGACAAGCGCGAGTACGTCCCCGGTCCGGCTCTGGGCAGCGTCAGTCGCGCCGGCGGACGGGCGCGCATCATCACCGCCGCACACGAATCCCTGGAACGGCTCAGCGCGTCGCTCGGTGAGACCGTCAATCTCATGATGCTGATGACGACGAACCCTGCCGCGATCACAGGCGCAGGCGTGCAAGTGGTCGACTGCGTCGAGTCGACCGCAGAGCTCCACGTGGTCAGCCGCCTCGGCCTGGTCGTTCCCGCGCGGGGGTCCGCCGGGGGGCGCGCCATCCTGGCCGAGATGGCGCTCAAGGACGTCGACCGGCTCCATTCAGCGCTCGGCTCGCAGTCGCCCGAGATGATCCGACTCGGCGCAGAACTCGATGCGACTCGGGCGCGGGGATTCGCACTTTCGGTCGCGGAGAATGACCCGGATCTGGTGAGCTTCGCGATGAGCGTGCGCGGACGAGGCGGCGAAGTGGTGGGAGCCGTCAGCGTCATGATGCCCATCGACCGCTATCGGCCGGCCCTCCTCGGCGGCAGTGTCGCAGAGCTGCGCGCCGCGACCGCGGCGATCACCGAGGTCCTCGAGTGA
- a CDS encoding IclR family transcriptional regulator, with protein sequence MAASGRFLDILGLLEMERSMSLEALSVRWGVTQRSAKRTMDPLEDAGYVVLTEDGEYAGGPRLVRLGSLIQRRTPVIGAAHATLQRMAAESQATVHLAVLDGASVRFVAGVTAEDAVVAARVRTGEIAPAYMYSIGRCLLAALDDAEVRELYPTGDLPKPHGALADRRALLAALDEIRAAGFAVNQDDAVLGADAFEGAGSTSCAVRNPSGRPYAALSIAGPRSRLTPEIRREHREVLERGAHELEFIYDFLPAHAGTPYS encoded by the coding sequence ATGGCTGCGTCGGGGAGGTTTCTCGACATCCTCGGGCTGCTCGAGATGGAGCGCAGCATGTCGCTCGAGGCTCTGTCCGTTCGCTGGGGAGTGACCCAGCGCTCGGCGAAGCGGACGATGGATCCCTTGGAGGATGCGGGTTACGTGGTTCTGACCGAGGACGGCGAATATGCGGGCGGTCCTCGGCTCGTCCGGTTGGGATCGCTTATCCAACGTCGGACTCCAGTGATCGGAGCGGCACATGCGACGCTGCAGCGGATGGCGGCGGAGTCACAGGCGACGGTGCATCTCGCCGTGCTCGACGGAGCCTCCGTGCGGTTCGTCGCAGGTGTGACCGCGGAGGATGCGGTCGTGGCCGCTCGCGTGCGCACGGGTGAGATCGCTCCCGCTTACATGTACAGCATCGGTCGGTGCCTGCTCGCCGCCCTCGACGACGCCGAGGTTCGTGAGCTCTACCCGACCGGCGATCTGCCGAAGCCGCACGGAGCCTTGGCTGACCGGCGCGCCCTGCTCGCGGCACTCGACGAGATTCGAGCCGCCGGCTTCGCAGTGAACCAGGACGACGCAGTCCTCGGAGCCGACGCGTTCGAAGGAGCCGGATCGACGAGCTGCGCCGTCCGCAACCCAAGCGGGCGTCCGTATGCAGCGCTGAGTATCGCGGGACCACGCAGCCGGCTCACGCCGGAGATCCGGCGTGAGCATCGCGAGGTTCTAGAGCGCGGGGCACACGAGCTCGAATTCATCTACGACTTCCTGCCCGCACATGCAGGCACGCCTTACTCATAG
- a CDS encoding SDR family NAD(P)-dependent oxidoreductase, which yields MTSPSVAFVTGAADGIGLAVTEQLVRDGAAVGMVDLNADRLAVSAARLQAHGHRVVAIAGDVADETVMTDAVAATEAEFGPLDAVSSNVGIAPYGELLSLSVADWNTVMTPNLTGSFVVTTAAARAMIASGTPGSIVTMASGAAYTGRVGGGRYSTSKAALVMLTKILAMEVGAHGIRVNSVAPGLVDHGYREGIGPFVSPEYAARARQATPLAHTPTATDIADVVCYLLSSRSAFVSGEDVRVDGAAGVGRYDTPWNAAGQEN from the coding sequence ATGACGTCGCCGAGCGTCGCGTTCGTCACGGGCGCCGCTGACGGCATCGGCCTCGCGGTCACCGAGCAGCTTGTTCGCGATGGCGCGGCCGTGGGCATGGTCGACCTCAACGCCGACCGGCTCGCCGTGAGCGCGGCGCGCTTGCAGGCCCACGGTCACCGCGTGGTCGCCATCGCGGGGGACGTCGCCGACGAGACGGTGATGACGGATGCTGTCGCCGCGACCGAAGCGGAGTTCGGCCCACTCGACGCGGTGTCCAGCAACGTCGGCATCGCCCCTTATGGGGAGCTGCTCAGCCTGAGCGTCGCCGACTGGAACACCGTCATGACCCCGAACCTCACGGGCTCATTCGTAGTTACAACGGCCGCCGCCCGGGCCATGATCGCGAGCGGCACTCCCGGCTCGATCGTGACGATGGCGAGCGGCGCGGCGTACACCGGCCGAGTAGGCGGCGGGCGCTACTCCACCTCGAAGGCGGCCCTGGTGATGCTCACGAAGATCCTCGCCATGGAGGTCGGAGCGCACGGAATCCGCGTGAACTCCGTCGCGCCCGGTCTCGTCGACCACGGCTATCGCGAGGGCATCGGCCCATTCGTGTCGCCCGAGTACGCGGCCCGCGCACGGCAGGCGACGCCCCTCGCGCATACGCCGACGGCAACCGACATCGCCGATGTCGTGTGCTATCTGCTGTCGTCGCGCTCCGCGTTCGTGAGCGGTGAGGACGTGCGCGTCGATGGCGCCGCCGGGGTCGGACGCTATGACACTCCGTGGAACGCGGCCGGCCAGGAGAATTGA